Genomic DNA from Frondihabitans sp. PAMC 28766:
GGTCGAGATGCCGAGCCCGACGCAGGCGTTCTCGACGCCGACGTGACGGAGGCGCTCGACCAGCGTGGCCGCGGCCTTGTCGACGTCATGGCGGGCGCCGGTGATGCCCATGGTGGAGACGGTGTACACGAAGCCGCGGCTGGCGTCGACGGCCTGCTGGAGGCGGGCCTCGCTCGACGACGGCGCCGCGAGGAAGACGCGGTCGAGGTCGGCGTTCGTGGCGGCGGTGATCCACTCGGACGCCTCGTCGGGGATGAGGTCGGGGGTGATCAGGCCTGCTCCCCCGGCCTCGGCGAGCGAGTCGGCGAAGCGCTGCGAGCCGAACTGGGTGACCGGGTTCCAGTACGTCATGACGACGACCGGCACGCTGGTCTGCGCGGTGATCTCTTTCACGGCCTCGAAGATCTGGCGCACGCGGAAGCCCTCGGCCAGGGCCCGCTGCGTGGCGGCCTGGATGACGGGGCCGTCCATGACGGGGTCGGAGTAAGGCAGACCGAGTTCGATGACGTCGATACCGTTGGCGGCCAGGGCCACCGCCGCGTCGATGCTCGTGCGCAGATCGGGGAATCCGGCGGGGAGGTAGCCGATGACGGCCCCTGATCCTGCGTCTTTCCGGGCACGGATCGCAGCGGACACTTTGCTCGGCCGGGTGTCGGGGGTGAAGGCGCTGGTCATAGCTGCTCGGCCCCTTCGTCGAGGATTCCGAAGTAGCGGCTCGCGGTGGCCACGTCTTTGTCGCCGCGCCCGGAGAGCGAGACGAGGATCGTGGTGCCCGGGCCGCGGTCGAGCCCGAGGCGGATGGTGCCGGCCAGAGCGTGGGCCGACTCGATGGCGGGGATGATGCCCTCGGTGCGGGTGAGGAGGCGGAAGGCCTCCATAGCCTCGACGTCGGTGACCGGCTCGTACTTTGCGCGCCCGATCGAGGCGAGCCAGGCGTGCTCGGGGCCGACGGCGGGGTAGTCGAGTCCGGCCGAGATGGAGTGGCTCTCGACGGTCTGGCCGTCTTCGTCCTGCATGAGGTACGAGCGCGCGCCCTGGAGCACCCCGGTGCGGCCGAGCGTGATGGAGGAGGCGTGGCGGCCGGTCTCGATGCCGTCGCCGCCGGCCTCGAAGCCGTACAGCTCGACGCTCTCGTCGTCGAGGAAGGCGTCGAAGATGCCCATGGCGTTCGAGCCGCCGCCGATGCAGGCCGTCACGACATCGGGCAGGGCACCGGTGAGGTCGAGTACCTGCTGCCTCGCCTCTTCGCCGATGATCTTGTGGAAGTCGCGCACCATCGTCGGGAACGGGTGAGGGCCGGCGACCGTGCCGAGTACGTAGTGCGTGGTCTCGACGCTCGAGACCCAGTCGCGCAGGGCGTCGTTGATGGCGTCTTTGAGGGTGCGCGAGCCGGTCGTGACCGAGACGACGTCGGCACCGAGCAGGCGCATGCGGGCGACGTTGAGCGCCTGGCGCTCGGTGTCGACCTGGCCCATGTAGACGACGCACTCCATGCCGAACAGGGCGGCCGCGGTCGCGGTCGCGACGCCGTGCTGGCCGGCGCCGGTCTCGGCGATGAGCCGCGTCTTGCCGAGCTTACGAGCGAGCAGCGCCTGCCCCAGCACGTTGTTGATCTTGTGCGAGCCCGTGTGGTTGAGGTCTTCGCGTTTCAGCAGGATGCGAGCGCCTCCGGCGTGCTCGGCGAACCGCGGCACCTCGGTGATGATCGACGGGCGGCCGGTGTAGGTGGCGTGGAGCCCGGCCAGCTCGGCCTGGAACTCCGGGTCGACGGCGGCGGCGCGGTAGGCGTCGTCGAGCTCGTCGAGGGCTGCCACGAGCGACTCGGGCACGAAACGACCGCCGAAGTCGCCGAAGTAGGGGCCGACGGCGTCGCGCAGGTTGGTCATCAGACCTCCAGGAAGGCGGTGAGGGCGTCGACCGGGTCGCCGTGGACGACGAGGGCCTCGCCCACGAGGACGACATCGGCACCGGCGCGCCGGTAGTGGGCGACGTCGGCCGGAGCCTTGACGGCCGACTCCGCGACGCGGACGACCCCCGAGGGGATCCGGTCGGCGAGTGAGCCGAACAGGTCTTGGTCGAGCGAGAAGTCGACGAGGTCGCGGGCGTTGACGCCGAGGACGGCGGCGCCGGCGTCGAGGCCGCGTTCGACCTCGTCGGCCGAGTGCGTCTCGATGAGCGCCGTCATGCCGAGCTGCTGCACGAGCTCGTGGAGCTCGACCAGGCGGGCCTGCTCGAGGCCGGCGACGATGAGCAGCACCAGGTCGGCTCCGACCGCCCGGGCCTCGAAGACCTGGTAGGGCTCGGCGATGAAGTCTTTGCGCAGCACGGGCACGTCGACGACGTCGCGGACGGCCTCGAGGTCGGCGAGCGACCCTTTGAACTTGCGCCCCTCGGTCAGCACGCTGATCGCCGAGGCGCCACCGGTCTGGTACGAGAGGGCGAGCGAAGCCGGGTCGGGGATGTCCGACAGGGGTCCTCGCGACGGGCTGGCCCGCTTGACCTCGGCGATGATCTTGACCTGGTCGGCCGGCTGAAGAGCGGCGCGAGAGTCGAGAGCGGCTGGGCGAGCGAGGGCGGCAGCCTCGACGTCAGCCAGGGGATGCAGGGAGCGGCGGGCCTCGGCGTCGGCCAGAGCACCCGCGTAGAGATCGTCGAGCATCTAGTTGTGGGCTTTGGGCACGTAGCGGTGACCGCCGACACCGTAGCCCATCTTCTTCAGGATGCCGCCGATGATGACGCCGATCACGAGGACGCCGGCGGCGATCCACACGACGATCGGAAGCGCGGCGCAGAAGCCGACGGTGCCGACGGCGAAGGCCACGAGCATGATGACGACGGCCGTCCACGCCGCAATCGAGTTGCCCTCGGCGTCGTGCTCTTCGGCGTTGGCCTGGTTGGCGTTCGCCGGAACCGTGCTCTTCGAGTCGGTCGAGGTGTTCGTGCTCACAGTGCTCCTTGAAAGACGGGGATGGGTCGAGTCTATCGGTTGTCGGACGGCTCGGCCGTCGGGTCGGAGCCGGTGGTCAGCGTGTCCCAGGCCACCACCGGGTCGGTCGGCTCGGACGGGTCGACGATCCGGACGGCCTGGTATCGCCGCGTGTTGCCCTTCGGCCAGCGGCGGGAGGTGACGACCAGCGAGACGCCCACGACCGCCATCGCGACGCCCAGCATGAGGGCGACGAACGGCCACGCGGTCACGGAGTGCGACAGCACGAGCTCGGCGACAGACTTCCTGCCTGCCACGCCCGTGACCGTGGTGATGGAGGTCTCCGACACCCCGATGGGGTTGCCGATGGCGAGGGCCGAGGCAAGGACGACGCACGCCCCGAGGATCGCCTCGAGCACGCCCAGGATCACGCGGAAGACGTGCCCGGCGATCGTGACGGCGCCGAACAGCGCGAGCCCGGCCAATGCGAGGGCCGACAGGGCGGATGCCGCAGCACTGCCGCCGACGGTGACCGTCACCGTGCCGCCGCGGGGAGTCGTCGCGTGAACGCTGATCCAGGTCTGCGAGTAGGCGAGGAAGACGAGGCCCGAGAGCGCCAGCCCGATCAGGATCGTGTAGAGCTTGAGTCGCCGGCCCGGGCGAGGCGCATCGGCGGTCTCGCCGATCGACTCGGTCTCGTCGACGACGGTGGGGGCGTCCGGGTCGGACATCAGTGCAGGCCCTTCATGGCATTGGCGACTGCGACGGCGCGCAGCGGGGCGGCGGCCTTGTTGCGGGCCTCCTGGTTCTCGGTGGCGGGGTCGGAGTCGGCGACGAGGCCGGCCCCCGCCTGCACCCGCGCGATGCCCGGCTGCAGAAGGACGGTGCGGATCGCGATGGCGACGTCGGCCGAGCCCGCGAAGTCGAAGTAGCCGACCACTCCCCCGTACACGCCGCGCTGGGCCGGCTCGAGGGCGTCGATGATCTCGAGCGCTCTCGGCTTCGGCGCGCCCGAGAGCGTGCCGGCCGGGAACGTCGCCCGGAAGGCGTCGATCGCGTTCTTGCCCGGGGCGAGGTCGCCCTCGACGCTGGACACGAGGTGCATGATGTGGCTGAAGCGCTCGACGTGCATGAACTCGGTGACCTCGACCGTGCCGGGCGTGCAGACCTTGAGCAGGTCGTTGCGCGCCAGGTCGACCAGCATCAGGTGCTCGGCTCGCTCCTTGGCGTCGTTCTCGAGCGCCGTCGCCAGGGCCAGGTCTTCTTCGGGCGTGGCGCCTCGCGGCTTCGAGCCTGCGATCGGGTGCGAGTACACCCGGGTGCCGTCGACCTTGACGAGGGCCTCCGGCGACGAACCGACGATCGAGTAGGGCGCACCCTCGGTGTCCTCGAGGGCGACGAGGTACATGTACGGGCTCGGGTTGAGCGTCCGCAGCACTCGGTACACGTCGATCGGCGAGGCCGTGAGCTCGTGGTCGAACCGCTGCGAGATGACCACCTGGAAGACGTCGCCGTCGTGGATGTGCTCTTTCGAGCGGCGGATCGCCTCGGCGTACTCCTCGTCGGTCGACCGACGGATCGGCGTCGGCTCGGTGGCCATGTCGACCTCGGCCAGATACGCCTCGGAGGGCCGGGCGAGGCGTCGCTGCAGCTCGTCGAGCTGCGTCTGCGCGGTGTCCCACAGGGTGTCCGCGTCGTCGACGCCGTCATTGAGCGCCGTGGCGATCAGGAGGGCCGAGCCGGTGCGGTGGTCGATGACGACCAGCTCGGACACGAAGCTGAGCGCCTGGCCCGGCACGTCGATCTCCACCGGAGGGGCGTCCGGCAGGTTCTCCAGCTGGCGGATCGCCTCCCAGCCGATGAAGCCGACGAGGCCGCCGGTGAGGGGCGGGTAGCCGGGGATCGTGGGAGTCTTCCACCGGGCGTGAAGGGCGGCGAGCACCTCGAGCGGGGCACCGGTGACGTCGCCGAACGCGCGGTCGGCGCTCATGCCGTAGTCGATCCAGGCACTCGACCCGTCGCCTCCTGCGGTCGTCAGCACCCCGAACGACGAGACGCCGACGAACGAGTAGCGCGACCAGATGCCGCCCTGCTCGGCCGACTCGAGGAGGAACGTGCCCGGGCGCGACGCGGCCAGCTTGCGGTAGATGCCGACCGGCGTCTCGCCGTCGGCGTAGAGGCTGCGGACGACCGGGATGACGCGATGGCCGTCGAGGAGGGCGTCGAATTCGGGCCGGGTCGTCGAGCGCGGCTCGCCGGAGCGGCTGGTGGGGGCAGTGGGAGTCGCGGTGTCAGTCATTGACGAGGTGGTCATGGGAAGA
This window encodes:
- a CDS encoding DUF6704 family protein, with the translated sequence MAAWTAVVIMLVAFAVGTVGFCAALPIVVWIAAGVLVIGVIIGGILKKMGYGVGGHRYVPKAHN
- the trpA gene encoding tryptophan synthase subunit alpha; its protein translation is MTSAFTPDTRPSKVSAAIRARKDAGSGAVIGYLPAGFPDLRTSIDAAVALAANGIDVIELGLPYSDPVMDGPVIQAATQRALAEGFRVRQIFEAVKEITAQTSVPVVVMTYWNPVTQFGSQRFADSLAEAGGAGLITPDLIPDEASEWITAATNADLDRVFLAAPSSSEARLQQAVDASRGFVYTVSTMGITGARHDVDKAAATLVERLRHVGVENACVGLGISTAQQVEEVLEYADGAIIGSAFVRALAEGGTGRLAEVAADLASGARVS
- the trpB gene encoding tryptophan synthase subunit beta codes for the protein MTNLRDAVGPYFGDFGGRFVPESLVAALDELDDAYRAAAVDPEFQAELAGLHATYTGRPSIITEVPRFAEHAGGARILLKREDLNHTGSHKINNVLGQALLARKLGKTRLIAETGAGQHGVATATAAALFGMECVVYMGQVDTERQALNVARMRLLGADVVSVTTGSRTLKDAINDALRDWVSSVETTHYVLGTVAGPHPFPTMVRDFHKIIGEEARQQVLDLTGALPDVVTACIGGGSNAMGIFDAFLDDESVELYGFEAGGDGIETGRHASSITLGRTGVLQGARSYLMQDEDGQTVESHSISAGLDYPAVGPEHAWLASIGRAKYEPVTDVEAMEAFRLLTRTEGIIPAIESAHALAGTIRLGLDRGPGTTILVSLSGRGDKDVATASRYFGILDEGAEQL
- a CDS encoding anthranilate synthase component I; the encoded protein is MTDTATPTAPTSRSGEPRSTTRPEFDALLDGHRVIPVVRSLYADGETPVGIYRKLAASRPGTFLLESAEQGGIWSRYSFVGVSSFGVLTTAGGDGSSAWIDYGMSADRAFGDVTGAPLEVLAALHARWKTPTIPGYPPLTGGLVGFIGWEAIRQLENLPDAPPVEIDVPGQALSFVSELVVIDHRTGSALLIATALNDGVDDADTLWDTAQTQLDELQRRLARPSEAYLAEVDMATEPTPIRRSTDEEYAEAIRRSKEHIHDGDVFQVVISQRFDHELTASPIDVYRVLRTLNPSPYMYLVALEDTEGAPYSIVGSSPEALVKVDGTRVYSHPIAGSKPRGATPEEDLALATALENDAKERAEHLMLVDLARNDLLKVCTPGTVEVTEFMHVERFSHIMHLVSSVEGDLAPGKNAIDAFRATFPAGTLSGAPKPRALEIIDALEPAQRGVYGGVVGYFDFAGSADVAIAIRTVLLQPGIARVQAGAGLVADSDPATENQEARNKAAAPLRAVAVANAMKGLH
- the trpC gene encoding indole-3-glycerol phosphate synthase TrpC encodes the protein MLDDLYAGALADAEARRSLHPLADVEAAALARPAALDSRAALQPADQVKIIAEVKRASPSRGPLSDIPDPASLALSYQTGGASAISVLTEGRKFKGSLADLEAVRDVVDVPVLRKDFIAEPYQVFEARAVGADLVLLIVAGLEQARLVELHELVQQLGMTALIETHSADEVERGLDAGAAVLGVNARDLVDFSLDQDLFGSLADRIPSGVVRVAESAVKAPADVAHYRRAGADVVLVGEALVVHGDPVDALTAFLEV
- a CDS encoding Trp biosynthesis-associated membrane protein, which codes for MSDPDAPTVVDETESIGETADAPRPGRRLKLYTILIGLALSGLVFLAYSQTWISVHATTPRGGTVTVTVGGSAAASALSALALAGLALFGAVTIAGHVFRVILGVLEAILGACVVLASALAIGNPIGVSETSITTVTGVAGRKSVAELVLSHSVTAWPFVALMLGVAMAVVGVSLVVTSRRWPKGNTRRYQAVRIVDPSEPTDPVVAWDTLTTGSDPTAEPSDNR